A single window of Pectobacterium parmentieri DNA harbors:
- a CDS encoding 3-hydroxyacyl-ACP dehydratase FabZ family protein, which translates to MLPVELARHDVKKTDETSQVELMLRVDPDLFWFNGHFTGQPLLPGVAQLDWVMHYATTMLAQGWTFLSIENIKFQQPILPGKTLRLVLTWHAGKQWLTFSYIILDDDVERTASSGKIKLTPMVEDRPCQ; encoded by the coding sequence ATGTTGCCCGTTGAGCTTGCCCGGCACGATGTAAAAAAGACGGATGAAACGTCTCAGGTTGAATTGATGCTACGGGTTGATCCCGATTTGTTCTGGTTCAACGGCCACTTTACGGGTCAACCGCTACTGCCTGGTGTGGCACAGTTGGATTGGGTCATGCATTACGCGACGACGATGCTGGCGCAAGGTTGGACGTTCTTGTCCATTGAAAACATTAAGTTTCAGCAGCCGATTTTGCCCGGAAAAACGCTGCGTTTGGTTCTGACATGGCATGCCGGAAAGCAATGGCTGACCTTTAGCTACATCATTCTGGATGATGATGTTGAGCGCACGGCCAGCAGCGGAAAAATCAAGCTTACGCCGATGGTGGAAGATCGCCCATGTCAGTAA
- a CDS encoding AMP-binding protein → MNGPTVRAVNDWLRGNDSPQRIVANNGATMFTLSMLKAQVIALCQQLSQRQETRWALCFEDSYRFTIGLLAALHAGKTPVIPGHCRQSVLEEQADEFDGLLTDVSLHLDCPVFTLTVDTVNVAESVLPPIPDDACVVLFTSGSTGKPRQIVKPVRCLDEESRWLADRWGVHLQGCDVIASVTHQHLYGLTFRIWLPMALGLRFDSRQLLYTEQLTSQDRQQRSVFISSPAFLRRIDRALSAPLCSLIVSAGGTLPWQHAEAAATWFTRPINEIYGSTETGVLAWRSREVDIVPWQLFPGVSLRRDEHDDWWAQSALIPNDQGHKLDDRLAFDDDGHFQLCGRHDRVVKIEDKRISLSEIERRLLDLPDIADAVALQVTRPERSGIGVVLVLNSPDKAADLPNLKRQWRHELQKWLEPLAMPRFWRVVDVIPHNSQSKRAWPQIQELFHVAR, encoded by the coding sequence ATGAACGGGCCGACTGTTCGAGCTGTCAATGACTGGCTCAGGGGAAATGATTCTCCTCAGCGCATTGTTGCCAATAATGGTGCCACCATGTTCACGCTGAGTATGCTGAAAGCACAGGTTATTGCGCTTTGTCAGCAACTAAGCCAGCGACAGGAGACGCGTTGGGCGCTGTGTTTTGAAGACAGTTATCGCTTCACGATAGGGCTTCTGGCTGCTTTGCATGCGGGAAAAACCCCCGTCATTCCTGGTCATTGTCGCCAATCAGTACTAGAAGAACAGGCGGATGAGTTTGACGGTTTATTGACGGATGTGTCGCTGCATCTGGATTGCCCCGTATTTACCCTAACGGTCGATACGGTGAACGTCGCTGAGTCTGTGTTACCTCCCATACCGGATGATGCCTGCGTTGTGTTGTTTACGTCGGGTTCTACCGGGAAGCCTCGCCAGATTGTGAAACCAGTACGCTGTCTGGATGAAGAGTCGCGTTGGTTGGCGGATCGCTGGGGCGTGCATTTGCAAGGCTGTGACGTGATTGCTTCTGTCACCCACCAGCATTTATACGGGCTGACGTTTCGCATTTGGCTACCGATGGCGCTGGGGCTGCGTTTTGATAGCCGCCAACTGCTTTATACCGAACAACTTACTTCACAGGATCGTCAGCAGCGTTCCGTGTTTATCAGTAGTCCGGCATTCTTACGCCGTATCGATCGGGCGCTTTCTGCCCCGTTGTGCTCGTTGATTGTCTCTGCGGGGGGAACATTACCCTGGCAGCATGCCGAGGCGGCAGCGACGTGGTTTACGCGCCCCATCAATGAAATATACGGCAGTACAGAAACGGGAGTTTTAGCATGGCGATCGCGCGAGGTTGATATCGTGCCGTGGCAACTGTTTCCCGGCGTGTCACTACGACGTGATGAACATGATGATTGGTGGGCACAGTCGGCACTGATCCCTAATGATCAAGGTCACAAGCTGGATGACCGATTGGCGTTTGACGACGACGGCCATTTTCAACTGTGCGGCCGGCACGATCGCGTCGTGAAGATCGAAGACAAGCGCATCTCGCTAAGCGAGATAGAACGACGCTTACTCGATCTGCCCGATATTGCCGATGCGGTTGCGCTTCAGGTGACGCGCCCAGAACGTAGCGGGATTGGTGTGGTACTGGTGTTGAATTCCCCAGACAAGGCTGCTGATTTACCGAATTTGAAACGCCAATGGCGGCATGAATTGCAAAAATGGCTGGAGCCGTTAGCGATGCCGCGTTTTTGGCGCGTCGTCGATGTCATTCCTCACAATAGCCAGAGTAAACGTGCCTGGCCGCAGATACAGGAATTGTTTCATGTTGCCCGTTGA
- a CDS encoding acyl carrier protein, whose translation MDKNEIYQEITGLLVKLFELDADEIKPESRLYEDLELDSIDAVDMVVHLQKRIGRKISPEIFKSVRTVQDVVDAVENLLREG comes from the coding sequence ATGGATAAAAACGAAATTTATCAGGAAATTACCGGCTTACTGGTCAAGCTGTTTGAACTGGATGCTGATGAGATAAAACCTGAATCCCGCCTCTATGAAGATCTTGAGTTAGATAGCATTGACGCCGTGGATATGGTGGTTCACCTGCAAAAACGCATCGGGCGCAAAATATCGCCGGAAATTTTTAAATCTGTGCGTACCGTACAGGATGTGGTTGATGCGGTAGAAAACCTGCTCCGTGAAGGTTGA
- a CDS encoding phosphopantetheine-binding protein: MESLFIEIKEMIIDSLNLEDISVDEIETDAPLFGEGLGLDSIDALELGLAVKNRYGVVLSAESEEVRQHFFSVATLAAFINTQRAVSA, from the coding sequence ATGGAAAGTCTATTTATTGAAATCAAAGAGATGATTATTGATTCTCTTAATCTTGAAGATATTAGCGTTGATGAAATAGAAACGGACGCCCCGCTTTTTGGCGAGGGTCTTGGTCTGGATTCTATTGATGCACTTGAACTGGGGCTAGCGGTTAAAAACCGTTATGGCGTCGTACTTTCTGCTGAAAGTGAAGAAGTGCGCCAACACTTCTTTTCCGTTGCTACCCTTGCCGCTTTTATCAACACTCAGCGCGCCGTAAGTGCCTGA
- a CDS encoding lysophospholipid acyltransferase family protein produces the protein MSESSLVLCPAARLNRLWRLMMTGICFAMFGVGGLLLSLVWFNVLLIQRDTTRRRQLARRSISASFRLFLCSARRLGVLDYRIDGIETLQRDRGCLIIANHPTLIDYVLLASVMPDADCLVKADLQKNFFFRGVIRSADYLLNSQSDALLPDCQQRLDNGDAIIIFPEGTRTRYGEPLVLQRGAANIAVRCGCDLRVVHICCSQDTLGKQSRWYHIPPEKPYFTVSVRERISSDIFMAPEEARSLAARRLNRLLQQSLTPES, from the coding sequence ATGTCTGAGTCATCGCTGGTTCTTTGCCCTGCCGCGCGTTTGAATCGTCTGTGGCGGCTAATGATGACCGGCATTTGTTTTGCCATGTTTGGCGTTGGCGGTTTGCTGCTTTCTCTGGTGTGGTTCAATGTGTTGCTGATTCAGCGGGATACCACTCGCCGCCGCCAGTTGGCACGCCGTAGCATTTCCGCCAGCTTCCGACTTTTTTTATGCAGTGCTCGCAGGTTAGGGGTGCTGGATTACCGTATTGACGGCATCGAAACTTTACAGCGCGATCGCGGTTGTTTGATTATCGCTAATCATCCGACGTTAATCGACTATGTGTTACTGGCGTCCGTCATGCCAGATGCAGACTGTCTGGTTAAGGCCGACTTACAGAAAAACTTCTTTTTCCGTGGCGTTATTCGCTCTGCAGATTACCTGCTTAACAGCCAATCTGATGCGCTATTACCGGACTGCCAGCAGCGGCTTGATAACGGTGATGCGATCATTATTTTTCCTGAAGGCACGCGCACACGTTATGGGGAACCTCTTGTTCTGCAACGTGGTGCTGCAAATATTGCGGTGCGCTGCGGCTGTGATTTGCGGGTCGTGCATATTTGTTGTAGTCAAGACACATTAGGAAAACAAAGTCGTTGGTATCATATTCCGCCTGAAAAGCCGTATTTCACGGTGAGCGTGCGCGAACGTATCAGCAGCGACATTTTTATGGCGCCTGAAGAGGCGCGATCCTTGGCGGCTCGCCGTTTGAATCGCCTTTTGCAGCAATCTTTAACACCAGAAAGCTGA
- a CDS encoding beta-ketoacyl synthase chain length factor produces the protein MRLAFSIIDWQASAPGLSGTDDWLNWSLMSAAIDAEQPLDKCRHLPMMMARRLHQGSRLAVDSGLALLRRQAVDAIVFTSRHGELERNLSILKALSENENISPTDFAMSVHNAAVGSLTITAKKPLVSTSIAAGIDSFQQGLVEVKALQAAGYRTILLVDFDGAIPDFYHPHVPAKMPRYPYAVALLLGDGDEVVCESRPQVERHDGGVPQSLLFLHAFLAKKTCFSLPGERVDWTWERHHV, from the coding sequence ATGAGATTAGCATTTTCAATTATTGATTGGCAGGCCAGTGCTCCGGGCCTCAGCGGCACGGATGATTGGCTCAATTGGTCGCTGATGTCTGCGGCTATCGATGCTGAGCAACCTTTGGATAAATGTCGGCATTTACCCATGATGATGGCTCGTCGCCTTCATCAAGGGAGCCGTTTGGCGGTCGATAGTGGGTTAGCGTTGTTACGTCGCCAGGCGGTTGATGCGATTGTTTTCACCTCTCGTCACGGTGAACTAGAACGTAACCTGAGTATCCTGAAGGCGCTTTCAGAAAATGAAAATATTTCGCCTACCGATTTTGCTATGTCAGTACATAATGCGGCAGTAGGGAGCCTGACAATTACGGCAAAAAAACCGCTGGTTTCTACGTCGATTGCCGCAGGAATAGACTCTTTTCAACAAGGTCTTGTTGAAGTGAAAGCATTACAGGCTGCGGGCTACCGCACTATTCTCCTGGTTGATTTTGATGGCGCGATCCCTGATTTCTACCATCCACATGTTCCAGCAAAAATGCCTCGTTATCCTTATGCTGTCGCTCTATTGTTAGGAGATGGCGATGAGGTGGTGTGTGAATCGCGACCTCAGGTAGAACGCCACGACGGTGGCGTACCGCAAAGCCTGCTGTTTTTACATGCTTTCCTTGCCAAAAAAACATGTTTTTCCTTACCCGGTGAACGTGTTGACTGGACATGGGAAAGACATCATGTCTGA
- a CDS encoding methyltransferase, protein MYYGYDKDNVSALDAITEAQRIAFAPMLFQAAINLRNHGILDFLDKRGQQGANLDEIVAITSLNHYAVELLLDVGLSGRIIIQKDEQYVLAKIGHYLLHDRMTRVNMDFTQDVCYQGMFYLDEALSKNEPSGLKVFGEWPTIYPALSQLPPQAKESWFAFDHFYSDAAFDAALPHVFQLKPKHLYDVGGNTGKWAMRCYDYDRDVNITILDLPEQIALATENIKEAEKSDRIQGCAVDMLSDCPLPDEADVWWMSQFLDCFSEEHIVAILRKIADVMKPDARVCILEIFWDRQRWEAGAFSLNASSLYFTCLANGTSRFYAAKRFLPLLEQAGFIVENQIDNIGIGHTLLICKKR, encoded by the coding sequence GTGTATTACGGATATGACAAAGATAATGTCAGCGCTCTGGATGCTATTACAGAAGCGCAACGAATTGCGTTTGCTCCCATGCTGTTTCAGGCCGCTATCAATCTGCGTAACCACGGTATTTTAGATTTTTTGGATAAGCGCGGCCAGCAGGGCGCAAATCTCGACGAGATTGTTGCTATCACCTCATTAAATCACTATGCCGTTGAGCTCCTGCTGGATGTCGGGCTAAGTGGTCGGATTATTATTCAGAAAGATGAACAGTACGTTCTGGCTAAGATTGGTCATTATCTGCTTCATGACCGCATGACGCGCGTTAACATGGATTTTACTCAGGATGTCTGTTATCAGGGGATGTTTTACCTTGATGAAGCCTTGTCAAAAAATGAACCTTCTGGATTAAAAGTTTTTGGTGAATGGCCAACAATATATCCGGCATTAAGCCAACTTCCGCCGCAGGCAAAAGAGAGTTGGTTTGCATTCGATCATTTCTATTCCGATGCTGCTTTTGACGCTGCCTTGCCACATGTTTTCCAGCTCAAGCCAAAACATCTATACGATGTGGGTGGGAATACGGGTAAATGGGCGATGCGTTGCTATGACTACGATCGTGACGTGAACATTACGATCCTGGATTTGCCGGAGCAAATTGCTCTAGCGACAGAAAATATCAAAGAAGCAGAGAAGTCTGACCGTATTCAGGGCTGCGCTGTTGATATGCTTTCTGATTGCCCATTGCCAGATGAAGCGGATGTATGGTGGATGAGCCAGTTCCTCGACTGTTTCAGCGAAGAACACATCGTGGCTATCTTGCGTAAAATCGCCGACGTGATGAAGCCGGATGCCAGAGTCTGTATTTTAGAGATTTTCTGGGATCGTCAACGGTGGGAAGCTGGCGCTTTTAGCCTGAATGCCTCTTCGCTCTACTTTACCTGTCTTGCCAATGGCACTAGCCGTTTCTATGCGGCCAAACGATTTTTACCCTTGTTAGAACAGGCCGGGTTTATTGTTGAAAATCAAATCGATAACATTGGTATCGGTCACACGCTGTTGATTTGTAAAAAGCGATAG